In Helianthus annuus cultivar XRQ/B chromosome 3, HanXRQr2.0-SUNRISE, whole genome shotgun sequence, a single window of DNA contains:
- the LOC110887946 gene encoding L-type lectin-domain containing receptor kinase IX.1, which yields RSQKAGRATFIRPLHLWDNRSGELASFSTNFTFVIDAEGRTRYGDGLTFFLAQNNSVMTPGRAMGLPVNYTTNEPMSRFIAVEFDTFWNGIDANASGNITLRDHVGIDINSLVSVRSQKWLSNVTGGGVCQAWIRYDSVSRNLNVSFTGYQNNTVVRHDGLVYTVDLRNELPEWVIFGFSAATGFRFQKQNVRSWTFDGSDLQADENNEMKPNPSPDPLNGKKRKLGLVVGLSVPITLLVVLAFVWWWWKKGRENEPKDIAFDDEMNYEFEMGTGAKRFSYHELALSTNHFAEKEKLGEGGFGGVYRGLLKDSSTYVAVKRVSKSSRQGIKEYASEVKIISRLRHRNLVQLTGWCHEKRELLLVYEYMENGSLDSHLFEAKSLLRWGTRFKIAQGLASALFYLHEEWEQCVLHRDIKPSNVMLDSNFSAKLGDFGLAKLVDHEKGSQTTMLAGTMGYMAPECAVTARASKESDVYSFGVVALEIACGRKCIEFKAEENKIRLIEWVWELYGTKTLLDAVDPSLELEFEEEEITCLMTTGLWCVHPDPELRPSMRQVIQVLNFETSLPIIPSKMPKASYLIHPISSLDENTDSQKQTTSMASSSPLYHSCTQSSVQ from the coding sequence CGGAGCCAAAAAGCTGGACGGGCCACATTCATCAGACCACTACATCTTTGGGATAACAGGTCTGGTGAGCTAGCCAGCTTCAGCACCAATTTCACATTTGTGATTGATGCAGAAGGGCGTACAAGGTATGGCGATGGCCTCACGTTCTTTCTTGCTCAGAATAACTCTGTGATGACCCCTGGTAGAGCGATGGGGCTTCCGGTCAACTACACAACCAATGAGCCCATGAGCCGATTCATTGCAGTTGAGTTTGATACTTTCTGGAATGGTATTGATGCGAATGCCTCTGGAAATATTACATTGAGGGATCATGTTGGTATTGACATCAATTCTTTGGTTTCTGTTAGATCTCAGAAATGGTTAAGTAATGTAACCGGTGGCGGCGTGTGTCAAGCATGGATTAGGTACGATTCGGTTTCGAGAAATCTTAATGTTTCCTTCACTGGTTATCAAAATAATACAGTCGTGCGTCACGATGGGCTTGTTTACACGGTTGATCTCAGGAATGAGTTGCCCGAATGGGTTATCTTCGGATTTTCTGCAGCCACTGGATTTCGGTTCCAAAAACAAAACGTGAGATCTTGGACTTTCGATGGCTCAGATTTACAAGCTGATGAAAATAACGAAATGAAGCCTAACCCGAGTCCTGATCCATTGAATGGGAAAAAGAGGAAGTTGGGATTAGTAGTTGGATTATCGGTTCCGATTACCTTGTTGGTTGTGCTTGCATTtgtttggtggtggtggaagaAGGGCAGAGAAAATGAACCTAAAGATATTGCATTTGATGACGAGATGAACTATGAATTTGAAATGGGTACCGGGGCTAAAAGATTCTCTTACCATGAGTTAGCTCTGTCAACTAACCACTTCGCAGAGAAAGAAAAGCTTGGCGAGGGAGGTTTCGGTGGTGTTTATCGAGGATTGTTAAAAGATTCGAGCACATATGTTGCAGTGAAAAGGGTGTCTAAGAGTTCCAGACAAGGGATAAAGGAGTATGCATCAGAAGTCAAGATCATTAGCCGATTGAGACACAGAAACCTTGTGCAACTCACCGGTTGGTGCCACGAGAAACGAGAACTCCTTCTTGTTTACGAGTATATGGAAAACGGAAGCTTAGATTCGCATCTTTTCGAGGCGAAGAGCTTATTGAGATGGGGCACAAGGTTTAAAATTGCCCAAGGCCTGGCTTCTGCTTTGTTTTATTTGCATGAAGAATGGGAGCAATGTGTTTTGCATAGAGATATTAAACCTAGTAATGTGATGTTGGATTCGAATTTCAGTGCGAAACTTGGTGATTTCGGGTTAGCTAAGTTGGTTGACCACGAGAAAGGCTCGCAGACAACGATGTTAGCTGGAACGATGGGGTACATGGCTCCTGAATGTGCAGTGACTGCAAGGGCAAGCAAGGAATCAGATGTGTATAGTTTCGGAGTGGTTGCCTTGGAAATAGCATGTGGACGGAAATGTATAGAGTTCAAGGCTGAAGAAAATAAAATACGGTTAATAGAATGGGTTTGGGAGCTCTACGGGACGAAGACCCTTTTAGACGCAGTTGATCCAAGTCTAGAGTTGGAGTTTGAGGAAGAAGAAATCACTTGTTTAATGACAACTGGTTTATGGTGCGTGCATCCTGACCCAGAACTTCGTCCATCAATGAGACAGGTGATTCAAGTATTAAACTTTGAAACTTCACTGCCTATAATCCCTTCAAAGATGCCAAAAGCGTCTTACCTGATACATCCCATATCTTCACTAGATGAAAACACGGATTCCCAAAAGCAAACAACATCGATGGCTTCTTCTTCTCCGTTGTATCACTCTTGCACTCAATCGTCAGTACAATGA